A region of Nitrospira sp. CR1.1 DNA encodes the following proteins:
- a CDS encoding MBOAT family protein: protein MLFNSLEFLFLFLPATAAVFFLIGGFGRRQFAIAWLVVASVFFYGYWNVSYVPLLLFSVVFNYFLGEALQAGKKKWMLTGGILVNLGLLGYFKYAMFIVENLRFLPIRDLHVVLPIGISFLTFEQIAYLVDTYRGQTPPRDFVRYCWFITFFPRLIAGPIVRAREILPQYGRQSFGAFNTTWLATGLTIFVIGLFKKVICADHVGSYATHVFQTAERGTAITFLEAWGGALAFTCQIYFDFSGYSDMAIGIARMFGIVLPLNFDSPYKACSIIEFWRRWHMTLSRFLRDYLYIPLGGDRKGKVRRYANLLITMVVAGLWHGAAWTFVAWGALHGVYLCINHAWRSVRAWLGHDLSRTTWWGRGSGRFATLGAVVLAWIFFRASSFSGALNVLTGMAGMNGWGGISTSLLGYFIAPILLMVCLVAPNTQELVGQIEEVSLDQPSHARSEYKPWFSWKPNLSWSIVIGLMLYLAIVSLTEESEFIYFRF from the coding sequence ATGCTGTTTAATTCACTAGAGTTTCTGTTCCTATTCCTGCCAGCAACGGCGGCGGTTTTCTTCCTGATCGGCGGGTTCGGCCGCCGTCAGTTTGCAATTGCCTGGCTCGTCGTCGCGTCGGTGTTCTTTTACGGATATTGGAACGTTTCCTATGTCCCGCTCCTGCTTTTCTCCGTGGTGTTCAATTACTTCCTGGGAGAGGCATTACAGGCTGGGAAGAAAAAATGGATGTTGACAGGCGGCATACTGGTCAATCTTGGGCTCCTGGGTTATTTCAAATATGCAATGTTCATTGTTGAGAATCTGCGTTTTCTCCCGATACGCGATCTCCACGTGGTCCTGCCCATAGGGATTTCGTTTCTGACGTTTGAACAAATCGCCTATCTCGTAGACACCTACCGAGGTCAAACACCTCCAAGAGATTTTGTTCGCTACTGCTGGTTCATTACCTTTTTCCCTCGGCTGATCGCCGGACCTATTGTCCGGGCTCGAGAAATATTGCCGCAGTATGGAAGACAGTCATTTGGTGCGTTCAACACGACGTGGTTGGCTACCGGGCTGACGATATTCGTCATCGGTTTATTCAAGAAAGTCATCTGCGCTGATCACGTCGGCTCGTATGCGACCCACGTATTTCAAACTGCGGAACGAGGGACCGCAATAACGTTTCTTGAAGCGTGGGGGGGAGCGCTGGCGTTTACCTGTCAGATCTATTTTGATTTTTCTGGTTATTCCGATATGGCAATCGGCATTGCGCGCATGTTCGGGATTGTGTTGCCGCTCAATTTCGATTCCCCGTACAAAGCCTGCAGCATCATTGAGTTCTGGCGGCGTTGGCATATGACATTGTCGCGATTTCTTCGCGATTACCTCTATATCCCCCTCGGGGGTGACCGGAAAGGAAAAGTTCGACGATATGCGAATTTACTGATCACCATGGTTGTTGCCGGTTTGTGGCACGGCGCAGCCTGGACGTTTGTTGCATGGGGGGCGTTACACGGGGTCTATTTGTGTATCAATCATGCCTGGCGGTCAGTGCGAGCGTGGTTGGGACATGATCTCAGCCGGACTACCTGGTGGGGGCGTGGAAGCGGGAGATTCGCAACGTTGGGCGCGGTTGTCCTGGCCTGGATTTTCTTTAGGGCCTCAAGTTTTTCCGGTGCGCTGAATGTCCTGACTGGCATGGCGGGCATGAACGGGTGGGGCGGTATTTCCACGAGCCTCTTGGGATATTTCATTGCGCCGATCCTGCTAATGGTATGCCTGGTTGCGCCTAATACCCAAGAATTAGTGGGCCAAATCGAAGAAGTCTCACTCGACCAGCCGAGCCATGCGAGGTCAGAATATAAACCCTGGTTCTCGTGGAAGCCCAATTTGAGCTGGTCGATAGTGATAGGCCTGATGCTTTATCTGGCAATTGTGTCCCTGACTGAAGAGAGCGAGTTTATCTATTTTCGGTTTTAA
- a CDS encoding aminotransferase class I/II-fold pyridoxal phosphate-dependent enzyme, with protein sequence MKTWGDLAIFGGKPAFEKPLHVGYPNIGNRAALFERINDILDRRWLTNMGPYSQEFERRISEMLGVKHCIAMCNGTVALEIAIRALGLTGEVIVPSMTFIATVHALQWQEVTPIFCDIAPGEFHLDPEKVEAMITPRTTGIIGVHLWGRPCHAEALTRIAQKRGLKLLFDAAHAFGCSHNGRMIGNFGNAEVFSFHATKCINTFEGGAIVTNDDELAEKIRLMTNFGFGGTDKVVYIGTNGKMNEVSAAMGITSLEDFETFIELNRSNYQTYVRELTGIRGLRPVMYDEQERNNYHYVVLELDEAVTAVSRDQVVDILRAENVLARRYFYPGCHNMEPYRSYFPLSQLWLPETERMAKRVLVLPTGAAVTAESIKLIGQIIRVVVGSGREIRDRLKHLLPLVERPVVQEPKQELPAELEVVPR encoded by the coding sequence ATGAAGACATGGGGAGATCTGGCCATTTTCGGGGGGAAGCCGGCGTTCGAGAAACCACTCCATGTGGGGTACCCCAACATCGGAAATCGCGCGGCTCTGTTCGAGCGCATCAATGACATCCTGGATCGACGATGGCTGACCAATATGGGACCGTACAGCCAGGAGTTTGAGCGACGTATTTCGGAGATGCTCGGTGTCAAACATTGTATCGCGATGTGCAACGGCACGGTTGCGCTGGAAATTGCCATTCGTGCGCTCGGCCTTACGGGGGAAGTTATCGTTCCCTCCATGACCTTCATTGCAACGGTGCACGCGCTCCAATGGCAGGAGGTCACCCCGATTTTCTGCGATATTGCACCGGGTGAGTTCCATCTGGACCCGGAGAAAGTCGAGGCCATGATCACGCCGCGCACCACGGGAATTATCGGCGTGCACCTCTGGGGGCGCCCGTGCCACGCCGAGGCTCTGACTCGAATTGCCCAGAAGCGCGGGTTGAAACTCTTGTTCGACGCGGCTCACGCGTTCGGCTGTTCTCATAACGGACGCATGATTGGCAACTTTGGCAATGCGGAGGTGTTCAGTTTTCACGCCACGAAGTGTATCAATACATTCGAAGGGGGGGCGATCGTCACCAACGACGATGAGCTGGCGGAAAAAATTCGACTGATGACCAACTTTGGCTTCGGAGGTACTGACAAGGTTGTCTACATTGGGACGAACGGGAAGATGAATGAAGTATCCGCCGCGATGGGAATCACCTCCCTCGAGGATTTTGAGACGTTTATTGAGTTGAACCGATCAAACTATCAAACCTATGTCAGGGAGCTGACGGGGATCCGCGGACTCAGGCCGGTCATGTACGATGAACAGGAGCGCAACAACTATCACTATGTGGTCTTGGAACTTGATGAAGCCGTGACCGCCGTGAGCCGCGATCAAGTGGTGGATATTCTCCGCGCAGAGAATGTGCTCGCCCGACGATATTTCTATCCGGGCTGCCACAATATGGAGCCATACCGGTCGTACTTTCCATTGAGCCAGCTGTGGTTGCCGGAGACGGAACGTATGGCCAAACGGGTGCTGGTGCTACCTACCGGCGCAGCCGTCACTGCCGAGAGCATCAAGCTGATCGGACAGATAATCCGAGTGGTGGTTGGGAGCGGTCGGGAAATTCGCGATCGACTGAAGCACCTGCTTCCATTGGTCGAGCGACCGGTCGTGCAGGAACCGAAACAGGAATTACCCGCAGAACTTGAAGTCGTGCCACGGTGA
- a CDS encoding methyltransferase domain-containing protein, whose amino-acid sequence MPKPIRPEIRSDVMGGDVTPYSCLLCGAIEWAELVEPHPRQSVRVDGVVEPRPLGRRQCRGCGVGFRIPKEDLEVMYRQDFALYSNRPGADGFNRQRHPALVDLIAKSIQPLRPRRILEVGCGDGSTLSVIRELWPDAETVGLEPSRRAAEAARARGHWVIEGMAESSLDEEAEQRFDLIFSIQVIEHTADPVSFLAAQADYLAPGGVVVTICPNGAVPHAELIHVDHLFSFSPCHLAAVTARAGLIRHGGYEFFLDEACEFNQLVVAGKASDSKPAEIGLLPPIGQDEVDRLEEARNAYLRCWSRLEGELSKRAEQCEALICFGTGGWSANLAGYAPAIWERVRASTVDNPATTTYMNKPVVDYTSVQKLEPDAVIVAVNPCRQEMVSRRLRRDGYHTIQWNDLIKR is encoded by the coding sequence ATGCCTAAGCCGATCAGACCGGAGATTCGCTCCGATGTGATGGGGGGGGATGTCACGCCATATTCATGCCTGCTCTGCGGGGCCATAGAATGGGCCGAGCTGGTCGAGCCGCATCCCCGTCAGTCCGTTCGGGTTGACGGAGTGGTTGAGCCGCGGCCGCTCGGGAGGCGTCAGTGCAGAGGCTGCGGGGTCGGCTTTCGAATACCCAAAGAAGACCTGGAGGTGATGTACCGGCAGGACTTCGCATTGTACAGCAACCGGCCAGGCGCCGACGGGTTCAATCGTCAGCGGCATCCTGCGCTCGTCGATCTGATTGCTAAGTCGATACAGCCTCTCCGGCCTCGTCGAATTCTCGAAGTCGGATGCGGAGACGGCAGCACGTTGAGCGTCATACGGGAACTGTGGCCCGACGCCGAAACGGTGGGCTTGGAACCATCCCGCCGTGCCGCAGAAGCCGCACGAGCAAGAGGCCACTGGGTCATCGAGGGGATGGCGGAGTCGTCGTTGGATGAGGAGGCCGAGCAACGTTTCGATCTCATCTTTAGCATCCAAGTCATCGAGCACACAGCAGACCCGGTGTCGTTTTTAGCAGCGCAGGCTGACTATCTCGCACCCGGCGGAGTCGTGGTGACCATTTGCCCCAACGGGGCGGTGCCCCATGCAGAACTTATCCATGTGGATCATTTGTTCTCATTTAGCCCGTGTCATCTCGCGGCCGTGACGGCCCGGGCTGGGCTGATCCGCCATGGTGGGTATGAATTCTTTCTTGATGAGGCATGCGAATTCAATCAACTCGTGGTCGCAGGCAAAGCCTCGGATTCCAAGCCGGCCGAAATCGGCCTCCTCCCGCCAATCGGGCAGGATGAGGTGGACCGGCTGGAAGAGGCGCGGAACGCGTATCTGCGTTGTTGGTCCCGTCTTGAAGGCGAGCTGAGCAAACGGGCCGAACAGTGCGAGGCTCTCATTTGTTTTGGTACCGGTGGTTGGTCTGCCAATTTAGCCGGGTACGCGCCGGCCATATGGGAGCGTGTACGAGCGTCTACGGTCGATAACCCCGCGACAACTACCTACATGAATAAACCCGTCGTCGATTACACGAGCGTGCAGAAGCTGGAGCCGGACGCCGTCATTGTGGCAGTCAATCCTTGTCGACAAGAGATGGTCTCCCGACGACTGCGCCGGGACGGGTATCACACTATTCAGTGGAATGATCTGATCAAGAGATAG
- a CDS encoding GNAT family N-acetyltransferase yields the protein MGTVSQRQGCDNRAARRSVGCLNSSPRFRSETSAVPLPRNMNHVIPEFPCQVNARIGFTSTGYGHAGYAASLAGFGTPRHLRRSDGWILERQIPGTPYRDAIGPYPLFSCRDWSQLALDLDEIGTDLVSLMVVPAPFDRYSRPLLEQCFEQVTPFKSHYVTDLSQPLEQIVKKSHRETVARATKKVQVAHCVEPVAQLTKWIELFDVLVKRHHITGIRAFSPDAFAKQLAIPGMVMFEARANGETVGLDLWYTQADVAYGHLVAFSELGYELRASYATKWFMLNHFAGKVRWVDLGGGAGVSSNATDGLSIYKGGWSTGTVPAYLCCRIFNHSLYDSLSSACGASGSSYFPAYRAGIPF from the coding sequence ATGGGTACAGTGTCCCAGCGACAGGGATGCGACAATCGTGCAGCGCGCAGGTCAGTCGGTTGCCTCAATTCATCTCCACGTTTTCGGTCAGAAACATCGGCTGTGCCGCTGCCGCGCAACATGAATCACGTGATTCCTGAGTTTCCATGCCAGGTGAATGCCAGAATTGGGTTTACCTCTACAGGGTATGGTCATGCGGGTTACGCTGCATCCTTGGCGGGATTTGGCACCCCGCGCCATCTCCGACGCTCTGACGGGTGGATCCTCGAGCGGCAGATTCCTGGCACACCGTATCGAGATGCGATCGGCCCCTATCCGTTGTTCAGCTGCCGGGATTGGTCTCAACTTGCGCTGGACCTTGATGAAATCGGAACGGACCTGGTCAGCCTCATGGTTGTGCCTGCTCCGTTTGACAGGTATTCCCGCCCGCTCCTTGAGCAGTGCTTCGAGCAGGTAACTCCGTTTAAGTCGCACTATGTGACCGACCTTTCGCAGCCGCTGGAGCAGATCGTCAAGAAATCTCATCGGGAGACGGTGGCGCGCGCGACAAAAAAAGTGCAAGTGGCGCATTGTGTGGAACCGGTCGCGCAGCTCACGAAATGGATTGAACTGTTCGACGTGCTCGTCAAGAGGCATCACATCACCGGCATTCGCGCCTTTTCGCCTGACGCCTTTGCCAAACAATTAGCCATTCCCGGCATGGTGATGTTTGAGGCACGAGCGAATGGGGAAACCGTCGGACTTGATCTGTGGTATACGCAGGCAGACGTCGCCTATGGACATCTGGTGGCATTCAGTGAGCTCGGGTATGAATTGCGCGCGTCGTACGCCACCAAATGGTTTATGCTCAATCACTTTGCTGGGAAGGTGAGATGGGTCGATCTCGGAGGGGGCGCCGGCGTAAGTTCGAACGCGACCGACGGCCTTTCTATCTATAAAGGCGGGTGGAGCACCGGAACCGTGCCCGCATATCTCTGCTGCCGAATTTTTAATCATTCTCTGTACGATTCATTGTCCTCGGCATGCGGCGCCAGCGGCAGCAGCTATTTCCCGGCCTATCGAGCGGGCATTCCGTTCTGA
- a CDS encoding ATP-binding cassette domain-containing protein, which yields MSKLAICVESLGKQFRVGTATGSYGTFREKLVELVGAPFYWLVSLLGGNRQDAGTGEEILWALKEVSFQINRGEVVGIIGRNGAGKSTLLKILSQITEPTEGYVDLYGRVGSLLEVGTGFHPELTGRENVFLNGAILGMSRSEIERKFDEIVAFAEVKRFIDTPVKHYSSGMCVRLAFAVAAHLEPEILIIDEVLAVGDASFQKKCLGKMEGVAKEGRTVLFVSHNMLAVQNLCSRVIWLHDGKIVQDGKPADVVSNYLRMSASMLTEQVWNDVTQAPGNHKVRLRKISVRGSDRNRPDQLGIDQPCEIEVEYWNQRPQAVLHATLHVYTEQGILAFTTGSAEQAATEDGAMPAGLFRSVCHLPANLLNTGVHRIVLLIVENRSRVTYRLEDALSFEMVELSKRHFGWQGREPGAVRPVLRWTTIQVQAGEPVNMTPMPH from the coding sequence ATGAGCAAATTAGCCATCTGCGTCGAATCACTCGGTAAACAGTTCAGAGTCGGGACAGCCACCGGGTCTTACGGCACCTTCCGGGAAAAGCTGGTGGAGCTCGTGGGGGCCCCATTTTATTGGCTTGTCAGCCTTCTTGGTGGGAATCGGCAGGATGCCGGGACTGGCGAAGAGATCCTCTGGGCGTTGAAAGAAGTGTCGTTTCAAATCAATCGTGGGGAGGTGGTCGGCATCATCGGTCGGAACGGCGCCGGGAAGAGCACGTTGCTGAAGATCCTCTCCCAGATCACTGAGCCGACCGAAGGCTATGTGGATCTGTATGGCCGGGTCGGCTCCCTGTTGGAGGTCGGGACCGGTTTTCACCCAGAGCTCACAGGACGAGAAAATGTCTTCTTGAACGGCGCCATCCTGGGGATGTCTCGATCGGAGATCGAGAGGAAGTTCGACGAGATCGTCGCGTTTGCTGAAGTGAAGCGATTCATCGACACCCCCGTCAAACACTATTCCAGCGGTATGTGCGTTCGTCTGGCCTTCGCTGTTGCCGCCCATCTTGAGCCGGAAATCCTGATCATTGACGAGGTGCTTGCGGTCGGGGATGCGAGCTTTCAGAAAAAATGTCTCGGAAAAATGGAGGGAGTGGCGAAGGAAGGACGCACGGTCTTGTTCGTCAGTCACAACATGCTGGCGGTTCAGAATCTGTGCTCGCGAGTGATCTGGCTACACGATGGAAAGATCGTGCAAGATGGAAAGCCGGCCGACGTTGTCTCCAACTATCTGAGGATGTCCGCGTCGATGCTGACGGAACAGGTGTGGAACGACGTGACCCAGGCCCCAGGGAATCACAAAGTCCGCCTCCGCAAGATCAGCGTGCGAGGGTCTGATCGTAACAGACCGGACCAGCTCGGCATCGATCAGCCCTGCGAAATCGAGGTTGAATATTGGAACCAGCGCCCGCAGGCCGTGCTCCATGCCACGCTACATGTCTACACCGAACAGGGAATTCTCGCATTCACCACCGGGTCGGCGGAACAAGCCGCCACGGAAGACGGCGCAATGCCTGCGGGGCTCTTTCGCAGCGTGTGCCATTTGCCGGCCAACCTGCTGAATACCGGCGTTCACAGGATCGTGCTCCTGATCGTCGAAAACCGAAGCAGGGTGACGTATCGCCTTGAAGACGCTCTCTCCTTTGAGATGGTCGAGCTCAGTAAGCGCCACTTCGGATGGCAAGGTCGAGAGCCGGGTGCCGTTCGCCCTGTGCTCAGATGGACGACCATTCAGGTCCAAGCAGGCGAGCCCGTCAATATGACGCCCATGCCTCATTGA
- a CDS encoding ABC transporter permease, translating into MSSSTETLTAVPRIRLQPSNGWRALNLREFWQYRELLYFLSWRDIKVRYKQTALGALWAILQPFLTMLIFSLFFGNLAKMPSDGIPYPIFAFAALVPWTFFSNGLTQSGNSLVQSAGMLKKVYFPRLIVPISSILSGVVDFLFAFLVLIGLMFWYGIAPTANVVWLPFLLLLAFGTALGVGLWLSAMNVQFRDVRYTIPFLAQFWLFATPIAYPSSLLSEPWRTIYGINPMVGVVEGFRWALLGTTSAPGPLIIVSALTMLTILITGMFYFRRMESTFADVV; encoded by the coding sequence ATGAGCTCATCGACAGAAACCCTTACAGCTGTGCCAAGAATCCGCCTGCAGCCATCGAATGGGTGGCGCGCACTGAATCTGCGGGAATTTTGGCAGTATCGCGAACTGCTCTACTTTCTCAGCTGGCGTGATATTAAGGTCCGATACAAGCAAACAGCCCTGGGTGCTTTATGGGCTATTCTGCAACCCTTCCTGACTATGCTTATATTCAGTTTGTTTTTTGGGAATCTTGCGAAGATGCCGTCGGATGGCATTCCCTATCCCATCTTTGCTTTTGCGGCCTTGGTCCCCTGGACGTTTTTTTCCAACGGGCTCACGCAATCGGGAAATAGTCTGGTACAGAGCGCCGGCATGCTCAAGAAAGTGTATTTTCCTCGCTTGATTGTTCCGATCTCCAGCATTCTCTCCGGTGTCGTGGATTTCCTGTTCGCTTTCCTGGTCCTCATCGGACTGATGTTCTGGTACGGAATCGCCCCGACAGCCAATGTCGTGTGGTTGCCTTTTCTCCTGCTATTGGCGTTTGGGACGGCTTTGGGTGTGGGGTTATGGTTGTCAGCGATGAATGTCCAGTTTAGAGATGTGCGCTACACGATTCCTTTCCTCGCTCAATTTTGGCTCTTCGCCACCCCCATCGCCTATCCCAGTAGTTTGCTCTCGGAGCCCTGGAGAACAATCTATGGCATCAACCCCATGGTAGGGGTCGTCGAAGGTTTCCGGTGGGCGCTGCTTGGAACCACAAGCGCTCCCGGTCCGCTTATCATCGTGTCAGCTTTGACCATGCTCACGATTCTTATCACGGGCATGTTCTATTTCCGGCGAATGGAAAGCACCTTTGCCGATGTGGTCTAG